One Romboutsia sp. 13368 genomic window carries:
- the atpG gene encoding ATP synthase F1 subunit gamma has translation MAGAGMKEIKTRIKSVESTKQITKAMELVSSSKFRKAKERAESTKPYFNTLYNTVQDIAKNTGNSTNVFLKERKVNNVCYIVVAGDRGLAGGYNSNILKAVLAHNKLGTGKIIPVGKKAKESLVNRGYEVIDYIESVEKCVYDDANRVAQAAMEAYKNGEVDEVNLVYTEFISALSQEPKIVKLLPVTIDNTKTEEKVKTSKAAVQYLPSADAVLGYILPKYVSGSVYGAIAESFASEQAARRTAMESATDNANEMISKLELVYNRARQAAVTQEISEIVGGAAAAQ, from the coding sequence GTGGCAGGAGCTGGAATGAAGGAAATTAAAACTCGTATTAAGAGTGTTGAAAGTACTAAGCAAATAACTAAAGCTATGGAACTTGTATCTTCATCTAAGTTTAGAAAAGCTAAAGAAAGAGCTGAAAGTACAAAACCATACTTTAATACTTTATACAACACTGTTCAAGATATAGCTAAAAATACGGGTAATAGTACAAATGTATTTCTAAAAGAAAGAAAAGTTAATAACGTATGTTATATAGTAGTAGCTGGTGATAGAGGATTAGCTGGAGGTTATAACTCTAATATTTTAAAAGCAGTACTTGCTCATAACAAATTAGGCACAGGAAAAATCATACCTGTAGGTAAAAAAGCTAAAGAGTCTTTAGTTAATAGGGGATATGAAGTTATAGATTATATAGAATCTGTAGAAAAATGTGTTTATGATGATGCAAATAGAGTTGCTCAAGCAGCTATGGAAGCTTATAAAAATGGAGAGGTTGATGAGGTTAACCTTGTTTATACAGAGTTTATATCTGCCTTATCACAAGAACCTAAGATAGTAAAATTACTACCAGTTACAATAGATAATACAAAGACTGAAGAAAAAGTTAAAACAAGCAAAGCTGCAGTTCAATATTTACCTTCTGCTGATGCAGTACTTGGATATATATTACCTAAGTATGTATCAGGAAGTGTATATGGAGCTATAGCAGAATCTTTTGCATCAGAACAAGCTGCAAGAAGAACTGCTATGGAATCAGCTACAGACAATGCTAACGAAATGATATCAAAACTAGAATTAGTATACAATAGAGCAAGACAAGCAGCAGTTACTCAAGAAATATCTGAGATAGTAGGGGGAGCTGCAGCAGCTCAATAA
- the atpD gene encoding F0F1 ATP synthase subunit beta has protein sequence MANIGKIVQVVGPVLDVKFDNEKSLPNLLNALVIKQGDKEIVAEVAQHVGGDTVRCISMSSTDGLVRGMEVVDTGAPITVPVGDATLGRIFNVLGQPVDGKPAPAEAPQMPIHRAAPEFEELQPTAEILETGIKVVDLLAPYLKGGKIGLFGGAGVGKTVLIQELITNIASQHGGLSVFAGVGERTREGNDLYEEMTDSGVIKKTALVFGQMNEPPGARMRVALTGLTMAEHFRDKENQDVLLFVDNIFRFTQAGSEVSALLGRTPSAVGYQPTLATEMGRLQERITSTKSGSITSVQAVYVPADDLTDPAPATTFTHLDAKTVLSRQIASLGIFPAVDPLESSSRVLDPQIVGKEHYEVARGVQSILQRYNELQDIIAILGMDELSDEDKLTVARARRIQRFLGQPFHVAEVFTGVPGVYVPLKETIRSFKEILEGKHDNLPESAFINAGNIDTVVARAKESR, from the coding sequence ATGGCAAACATAGGTAAAATAGTTCAGGTTGTCGGACCAGTATTAGACGTTAAGTTTGATAATGAAAAAAGCTTACCTAATCTATTAAATGCATTAGTGATAAAGCAAGGAGATAAAGAAATAGTAGCAGAGGTTGCACAACACGTTGGTGGCGACACTGTTAGATGTATATCTATGAGTTCAACAGATGGACTTGTAAGAGGAATGGAAGTTGTTGATACAGGAGCTCCTATAACTGTTCCTGTTGGGGATGCAACATTAGGAAGAATATTCAACGTATTAGGACAACCAGTTGATGGTAAGCCAGCACCAGCTGAAGCACCACAAATGCCTATACACAGAGCAGCACCAGAATTCGAAGAATTACAACCAACTGCTGAAATACTAGAAACTGGTATAAAAGTAGTTGACTTATTAGCACCATACTTAAAAGGTGGTAAGATAGGTCTATTCGGAGGAGCTGGAGTTGGTAAAACAGTTCTTATACAAGAGCTTATAACAAACATAGCTTCTCAACACGGTGGATTATCAGTATTCGCTGGAGTTGGAGAAAGAACAAGAGAAGGTAACGACCTTTACGAAGAAATGACTGATTCTGGAGTTATAAAGAAAACTGCTCTAGTATTCGGACAAATGAACGAGCCACCTGGAGCAAGAATGAGAGTTGCTTTAACAGGACTTACAATGGCAGAACACTTTAGAGATAAAGAAAACCAAGACGTATTATTATTCGTTGATAATATATTTAGATTTACACAAGCTGGATCTGAGGTTTCAGCACTTCTTGGACGTACACCATCAGCAGTTGGATACCAACCAACATTAGCTACAGAAATGGGTAGACTACAAGAAAGAATAACATCAACTAAGAGTGGATCGATAACATCTGTTCAAGCTGTATACGTTCCTGCCGATGACTTAACTGACCCGGCACCAGCTACAACATTCACGCACTTAGATGCTAAGACAGTTTTATCTAGACAAATAGCATCTCTAGGGATATTCCCAGCAGTTGATCCACTAGAGTCTAGCTCAAGAGTTCTAGATCCACAAATAGTAGGTAAAGAACACTACGAAGTAGCTAGAGGAGTTCAATCTATATTACAAAGATACAATGAGCTTCAAGATATAATAGCAATACTTGGTATGGATGAATTATCTGATGAAGATAAGTTAACAGTTGCTCGTGCTAGAAGAATCCAAAGATTCCTAGGACAACCATTCCACGTTGCTGAAGTATTCACAGGGGTTCCTGGTGTATACGTACCATTAAAAGAAACTATAAGAAGTTTCAAAGAAATATTAGAAGGAAAGCATGATAATTTACCAGAGTCAGCATTCATAAATGCAGGAAACATAGACACTGTAGTTGCTAGAGCAAAGGAGAGTAGATAA
- the atpC gene encoding ATP synthase F1 subunit epsilon, which produces MANVFALEIVTPDKTFYNGNAEMIVVRTTEGDRGILKNHRPLVAGLATGTLRIKLDGKYKDAKVSGGFMNVDKEKTVIVTESAEWI; this is translated from the coding sequence ATGGCAAATGTATTTGCACTTGAAATTGTCACTCCTGATAAAACCTTCTATAATGGAAATGCGGAGATGATTGTAGTTAGAACTACTGAAGGTGATAGAGGTATATTAAAAAACCACAGACCATTAGTAGCTGGACTTGCTACAGGTACATTACGTATTAAGTTAGATGGAAAATATAAGGATGCGAAAGTATCTGGTGGATTCATGAATGTAGATAAAGAAAAAACTGTAATAGTTACTGAATCTGCAGAGTGGATATAA
- the acpS gene encoding holo-ACP synthase: MNILDIGVDIIEIYRIKELLEKNPRFLERTFTDKEIEYFKSKGFKAETVAGNFAAKEAISKSIGTGIRKFNLRDIEVLRDELGKPIVKTYNNFKQICIDYNVSEIKVSISHCKDYAIANSIAITKEG; this comes from the coding sequence ATGAATATATTGGATATTGGAGTTGATATCATAGAAATATATAGAATAAAAGAATTACTTGAAAAAAACCCTAGATTTCTAGAAAGAACTTTTACTGATAAAGAAATTGAATATTTTAAAAGTAAAGGTTTTAAAGCAGAAACTGTAGCTGGAAATTTTGCGGCAAAAGAAGCTATAAGTAAGTCCATAGGAACAGGGATAAGAAAATTTAACTTAAGAGATATAGAAGTTTTAAGAGATGAATTAGGAAAACCAATAGTGAAAACTTATAATAATTTTAAACAGATATGCATAGATTATAATGTTTCAGAAATAAAAGTATCTATATCTCACTGTAAGGACTATGCTATAGCTAACTCTATAGCCATAACTAAGGAGGGATAA
- a CDS encoding CBS domain-containing protein, giving the protein MNNKTAKDIMTTDVIVAKKDDSIANVATLLIKEKIGGLPVVDEHNKVVGIISETDIMQKETDIESPRVLNFFQGLIFLDDIKKLEDDMKKVAAYKVEDLMSKDIITVNENDSFDYVANVMIKKSINRVPVVDKENFLKGIICRYDIIKAMYD; this is encoded by the coding sequence ATGAATAATAAAACAGCAAAAGATATAATGACAACAGATGTAATAGTAGCCAAAAAAGATGATAGTATTGCAAATGTAGCAACTTTGCTTATAAAAGAAAAGATAGGAGGGTTGCCAGTAGTAGATGAACATAATAAGGTAGTAGGAATAATATCTGAAACAGATATAATGCAGAAAGAAACAGATATAGAGTCACCGAGAGTTTTAAATTTCTTCCAAGGTTTAATTTTCTTAGATGATATAAAGAAATTAGAAGATGATATGAAAAAAGTAGCAGCATATAAGGTTGAAGATTTAATGTCTAAAGACATAATAACTGTAAATGAAAATGATTCATTTGATTATGTAGCTAACGTTATGATAAAAAAATCTATAAATAGAGTACCTGTAGTAGATAAAGAAAACTTCTTAAAAGGTATAATATGTAGATACGATATAATAAAAGCTATGTATGATTAA
- the gerS gene encoding germination lipoprotein GerS, with amino-acid sequence MKRWTIILAIVVSIFAIIVGCQKRESTKEEIYTEFQKKIVTMSSYKCIAEVEAIGNKSSHNYVFVHSYKKPDYYKLEVMEPEHLKGKTMEYKDDKVIISNPDIEDKIELPNIDENKQYIFIGDFIKNYLQNEEVNIKLSGDSLSLETTIPGDNEYFYKQILYINKETKNPEKMEILNDKGNPSFVVKYKDFECRK; translated from the coding sequence ATGAAAAGGTGGACTATTATACTAGCAATAGTTGTGAGTATATTTGCAATTATTGTTGGTTGTCAAAAAAGAGAGTCCACAAAAGAAGAAATCTATACAGAATTCCAAAAGAAGATAGTTACTATGTCATCTTATAAGTGTATAGCTGAAGTAGAAGCTATAGGAAATAAAAGCTCTCATAATTATGTATTTGTTCATAGTTATAAAAAACCGGATTATTATAAATTAGAAGTAATGGAACCAGAGCATTTAAAAGGAAAGACTATGGAATATAAAGATGATAAAGTAATAATAAGTAATCCAGATATAGAAGATAAAATAGAATTACCGAATATAGACGAAAATAAACAGTACATTTTTATAGGAGATTTTATAAAAAACTATCTTCAAAATGAAGAGGTTAATATAAAATTATCTGGCGATAGTCTAAGTTTAGAAACTACTATACCAGGAGATAATGAATACTTCTATAAACAAATATTATATATAAATAAAGAGACTAAAAATCCTGAAAAAATGGAAATACTAAATGATAAAGGAAATCCAAGCTTTGTAGTTAAATATAAAGACTTCGAGTGCAGAAAGTAA
- the alr gene encoding alanine racemase translates to MKTKITAPTWAEINLDNIEFNLNNIKKLLNEDTKICTVLKANAYGHGSVQVAKFLENKNVDYFAVARLEEAIELRQNNIKKPILCLGFVPEESLEYAVKNDITLTIYSLEMAEKLNDISKKIGIKACIHIKIDTGMSRIGFKVNDESIEKVFEISNLENIYIEGIYTHFAKADELDKEFTNNQAERFKFITESIEKRGINIPIKHVSNSAAIMDLPDLNFNMVRCGIVLYGYYPSDEVIKERLPLKPAMILKTKISHIKELEECTGISYGLTYKTNNSEKIVTIPIGYADGFTRMQKNPKVSIKGEIFDIVGRICMDQCMVKIDKDMDIKIGDEVIIFGEGNRNVEDIAKDLGTINYEIVCMVSRRVDRVYKEGNVILQADSYLVKWK, encoded by the coding sequence ATGAAAACTAAAATAACAGCTCCTACGTGGGCGGAGATAAATCTAGATAACATAGAATTTAATTTAAATAATATAAAAAAGTTACTAAATGAAGATACTAAAATTTGTACAGTGTTAAAGGCTAATGCATATGGACATGGTTCAGTTCAAGTTGCTAAGTTTTTAGAAAATAAAAATGTAGACTATTTTGCTGTTGCTAGGCTAGAAGAAGCTATAGAACTTAGACAAAATAATATAAAAAAACCTATATTATGTCTAGGATTTGTTCCAGAAGAATCTTTAGAGTATGCTGTTAAAAATGATATAACATTAACTATTTATTCATTAGAAATGGCTGAAAAACTTAATGATATATCTAAAAAAATAGGTATTAAAGCTTGTATCCATATAAAGATAGATACAGGAATGAGTAGAATAGGCTTTAAGGTAAATGATGAGTCTATAGAAAAGGTATTTGAGATATCTAATTTAGAAAACATATATATAGAAGGTATATATACTCACTTTGCTAAAGCAGATGAACTAGATAAAGAATTTACAAATAATCAAGCAGAAAGATTTAAATTTATAACTGAATCTATAGAGAAGAGAGGAATAAATATACCTATAAAGCATGTTTCTAATAGTGCAGCTATTATGGATTTACCAGATTTAAACTTTAATATGGTAAGATGTGGAATAGTTTTATACGGGTATTATCCATCTGATGAAGTTATAAAAGAAAGACTTCCTTTAAAACCTGCAATGATATTAAAAACAAAAATATCTCATATTAAAGAATTAGAAGAATGCACTGGGATAAGTTATGGATTAACTTATAAAACTAATAATTCTGAAAAAATAGTCACTATACCTATTGGATATGCAGATGGATTTACTAGAATGCAAAAAAATCCTAAGGTATCTATAAAGGGTGAAATTTTTGATATTGTAGGAAGAATTTGCATGGATCAATGTATGGTGAAAATAGATAAAGACATGGACATAAAAATTGGCGATGAGGTTATAATATTTGGGGAAGGCAATAGAAATGTAGAAGATATAGCTAAAGATTTAGGAACGATAAATTATGAAATAGTATGCATGGTATCTAGAAGAGTTGACCGTGTTTATAAGGAAGGAAATGTAATTTTACAAGCTGATAGTTATTTGGTAAAATGGAAATGA
- a CDS encoding ribbon-helix-helix domain-containing protein → MHNKKKEKITFTIPDSLISEVDHIVQMENSNRADFAKAAFQFYITQKKKIDFKESMMKGYKEMGQINLSLAELGMTNEVSSKDNIEEKIAQGEY, encoded by the coding sequence GTGCACAATAAAAAAAAGGAAAAAATAACCTTTACTATACCTGATTCTCTAATATCTGAAGTAGATCATATAGTTCAGATGGAGAACAGTAATAGAGCAGATTTTGCTAAAGCAGCTTTTCAATTCTATATAACTCAGAAGAAGAAAATAGATTTTAAAGAATCTATGATGAAGGGTTATAAAGAGATGGGTCAAATTAATCTATCATTAGCTGAGCTGGGTATGACAAATGAGGTATCTTCAAAAGATAACATAGAAGAGAAGATTGCCCAAGGTGAATACTAA
- a CDS encoding type II toxin-antitoxin system PemK/MazF family toxin: MNTNLDIKRGYLYYADLSPVVGSEQGGVRPVLIIQNDIGNKYSPTVIVAAITSQINKAKLPTHIEISANEYGLNKDSVILLEQIRTIDKKRLREKIGCLDKNMMLKVNNSLQISLGLFTL; this comes from the coding sequence GTGAATACTAATTTGGATATAAAGCGAGGATACTTATATTATGCTGATTTAAGCCCAGTTGTAGGGTCAGAGCAGGGTGGAGTAAGGCCTGTTCTCATCATACAAAATGATATAGGTAATAAATACAGTCCAACTGTAATAGTAGCCGCAATAACATCTCAAATTAATAAAGCTAAGCTACCTACGCATATAGAGATAAGTGCTAATGAGTATGGACTTAATAAAGACTCGGTTATTCTCTTAGAGCAGATACGGACAATAGACAAAAAGCGTTTAAGAGAAAAGATAGGTTGTCTAGATAAAAATATGATGTTAAAGGTAAATAATAGTCTTCAAATAAGTTTGGGGCTATTCACTCTATAA
- a CDS encoding transketolase yields MRDHKGLKEIARNIRKDIVSMIHTSKSGHPGGSLSAVEILTALYFDEMNIDPNNCKMEDRDRFVLSKGHAAPVLYATLAHKGYFDKEELKGLRKINRMLQGHPDMKGTPGVEMSTGSLGQGFSVACGMAMASKLDNAPWRVYALLGDGEVQEGIVWEAAMSAAHYKLDNMVAFLDYNGLQIDGKTEDVMNIGPIVDKFKAFGWNVIEIDGHDFDQIFAALDMAKETVGKPTMIVAKTVKGRGISYMENQAGWHGTAPSDKDLEQALIDLGGVDNE; encoded by the coding sequence ATGAGAGATCATAAAGGATTAAAAGAGATTGCACGTAATATCAGAAAAGATATAGTCTCTATGATACATACGTCTAAATCAGGACATCCAGGAGGGTCATTATCAGCGGTTGAAATATTAACAGCTCTTTATTTTGATGAGATGAATATAGATCCTAATAACTGTAAGATGGAAGATAGAGACAGATTTGTTTTATCAAAAGGACATGCAGCTCCAGTATTATACGCTACTTTAGCTCACAAAGGGTACTTTGATAAAGAAGAATTAAAAGGATTAAGAAAAATAAATAGAATGCTACAAGGTCATCCTGATATGAAAGGAACACCAGGTGTTGAAATGTCAACTGGGTCTTTAGGACAAGGATTTTCTGTAGCTTGTGGTATGGCAATGGCATCTAAATTAGATAATGCACCATGGAGAGTTTATGCTTTACTTGGAGATGGAGAAGTTCAAGAAGGTATAGTTTGGGAAGCTGCTATGAGTGCAGCTCATTATAAACTTGATAACATGGTTGCGTTCTTAGATTATAATGGTCTTCAAATAGATGGAAAAACTGAAGATGTTATGAATATAGGTCCTATAGTTGATAAGTTTAAAGCTTTTGGGTGGAATGTAATAGAGATAGACGGTCATGATTTTGATCAAATATTTGCAGCTTTAGATATGGCTAAAGAAACTGTAGGAAAACCTACAATGATAGTTGCTAAAACTGTAAAAGGTAGAGGTATATCATACATGGAAAATCAAGCTGGATGGCATGGAACAGCTCCAAGCGATAAAGATTTAGAGCAGGCTTTAATAGATTTAGGAGGTGTAGACAATGAGTAA
- a CDS encoding transketolase family protein → MSKMATRDAYGKALVKLGQINDNVVVLDADLSKSTKTNDFKTVFPERFFNMGIAEQNLIGAACGFATAGKIPFASSFAMFATGRAFEIIRNSVAYPKLNVKVCATHAGLTVGEDGASHESIEDISIMRAIPNMTVLVPADGVEAEQMILEAAKFYGPMYVRLGRSAVPTLFDENYKFQIGKGSVLREGNDASIIACGIMVNEAILASEILKSEGINVRVINMSTIKPIDRQLIITASKETGAIVTAEEHSIIGGLGSAVSEVVSEECPVIVKKIGVRDTFGESGTPAELLKKHGLTAEDIVNAVKEAISKK, encoded by the coding sequence ATGAGTAAGATGGCAACTAGAGATGCGTACGGAAAAGCATTAGTTAAATTAGGACAAATTAATGATAATGTAGTAGTATTAGATGCAGACTTATCTAAGTCTACAAAAACAAATGATTTTAAAACTGTATTCCCTGAGAGATTTTTCAATATGGGTATAGCAGAACAAAACTTAATAGGTGCAGCTTGTGGATTTGCAACAGCTGGTAAAATACCATTTGCAAGTAGTTTTGCCATGTTTGCTACAGGAAGAGCTTTCGAAATAATAAGAAACTCAGTAGCATATCCAAAATTAAATGTAAAAGTATGTGCAACTCATGCGGGTCTTACAGTAGGTGAAGATGGTGCATCTCACGAAAGTATTGAAGATATATCTATAATGAGAGCTATACCTAATATGACAGTTTTAGTTCCTGCAGATGGCGTTGAAGCTGAACAAATGATACTTGAAGCTGCTAAATTCTATGGGCCTATGTATGTTCGTTTAGGAAGAAGTGCAGTACCTACATTATTTGATGAAAATTATAAATTCCAAATAGGAAAAGGTAGTGTATTAAGAGAAGGAAATGATGCATCTATAATAGCTTGTGGAATAATGGTTAATGAAGCCATATTAGCTTCAGAGATATTAAAATCAGAAGGTATAAATGTTAGAGTTATAAATATGTCTACTATAAAACCTATAGATAGACAATTAATAATAACGGCATCTAAAGAAACAGGTGCAATAGTTACTGCTGAAGAACATAGTATAATCGGTGGATTAGGTTCTGCTGTAAGTGAAGTAGTAAGTGAAGAGTGTCCAGTTATAGTTAAAAAAATAGGTGTTAGAGATACATTTGGTGAATCAGGAACACCAGCAGAATTATTAAAGAAACATGGATTAACTGCAGAAGATATAGTAAATGCAGTTAAAGAGGCTATTTCTAAAAAATAG
- a CDS encoding GntR family transcriptional regulator, protein MNFIPNDKEPVYLQIIKYFKQQIVIGEFKPGDIIPSRREMAVNIKVNPNTVQKAYKEMEDMEIIKTVRNHQSTITNDEILLSKLKEDLINQSLEVFIENMKAIKVEKEELIKIINEKY, encoded by the coding sequence ATGAATTTTATACCAAATGATAAAGAACCAGTGTACTTACAAATAATAAAATATTTTAAGCAACAAATAGTAATAGGGGAATTTAAGCCAGGGGATATAATACCATCTAGGCGTGAAATGGCAGTAAATATAAAGGTAAATCCAAATACAGTACAAAAAGCCTACAAGGAGATGGAAGATATGGAAATTATAAAAACAGTTAGAAACCATCAAAGTACAATCACTAATGATGAAATACTACTATCAAAATTAAAAGAAGATTTAATAAATCAATCACTAGAAGTATTTATAGAAAATATGAAAGCAATAAAAGTTGAAAAGGAAGAACTTATAAAAATAATAAATGAAAAATACTAG
- a CDS encoding ABC transporter ATP-binding protein, producing the protein MIEVKNVSKKYKKIKALDNISFNIQEGKITCILGTNGVGKSTILKAISGLIRVDSGEIFIDKEKLNNNTYNKLSFVPDIDTHFTQLTIKESFEFMKIFYKNWDNNKAYEMLEIFNLTEDRLISSLSKGNKARVKIILGFAQNAKYTLLDEPFSGIDIFTREQFIEIIAKYMEDNQSIIITTHEIAXN; encoded by the coding sequence ATGATTGAGGTAAAAAATGTAAGTAAGAAGTACAAAAAAATCAAAGCTCTAGATAACATAAGCTTTAACATACAAGAAGGTAAAATAACTTGTATCTTAGGGACTAATGGAGTAGGTAAATCTACAATACTAAAAGCTATCTCAGGGTTAATTAGAGTAGACAGTGGGGAAATATTTATAGATAAAGAAAAGCTAAATAATAATACCTATAATAAATTGTCTTTTGTACCAGACATAGACACACATTTTACACAACTAACTATAAAAGAAAGCTTTGAATTTATGAAAATCTTCTATAAAAACTGGGATAATAATAAAGCCTATGAAATGTTAGAAATATTTAATTTAACAGAAGATAGACTAATATCTTCACTATCAAAAGGAAATAAAGCCAGAGTAAAAATAATACTTGGATTTGCACAAAATGCAAAATATACATTACTTGATGAACCATTCTCAGGAATAGATATTTTTACAAGGGAGCAGTTTATTGAAATAATAGCAAAATATATGGAAGATAACCAAAGTATAATAATTACTACTCATGAAATAGCAGNNAATTGA
- a CDS encoding aspartate kinase — protein sequence MSTVVHKYGGTSMGSIEKIKSVARKLISEKEKGNDVVVVVSAMGKTTNKLVELTKEISNNPDKREFDMLLSIGEQISISLLAIAIKSYGYDAISFTGYQAGIKTKGMHTKSNIVDIDIDKIRKNLGQGKIVIIAGFQGVNENGDITTLGRGGSDTTAVALAAKLGCDCTIYTDVEGIYPVDPKLYPNAKKLDYIGYKEMIEMSKLGAGVMETTSVEIGYKNNVSIYVASSSKDTKGTYITEKQNCGDNKSIFGIAINDNTSIFTIKNVLLKSNDMSLISGILSDENLSIKVINQISSKGDYTDFSLVISKGDLGCIDEAINKIKSKLAHIDISKDLDVTTISVVGGGINNNNIIANILEILKNNDIKFKKIITSELSISFIVDINDKAKIIELLGNEFNL from the coding sequence TTGAGTACTGTAGTTCATAAATATGGTGGAACATCGATGGGTAGTATTGAAAAAATAAAATCCGTTGCAAGAAAATTAATATCAGAGAAAGAAAAAGGAAATGATGTAGTAGTTGTAGTCTCTGCTATGGGAAAAACAACTAATAAGTTAGTAGAATTAACAAAAGAAATTTCTAATAACCCAGATAAGAGAGAATTTGATATGCTTTTATCTATAGGTGAGCAAATATCTATATCTTTATTAGCTATTGCAATTAAGTCGTATGGATATGATGCAATATCTTTTACTGGTTATCAAGCTGGAATAAAAACTAAAGGAATGCATACAAAAAGTAATATAGTTGATATTGATATTGATAAAATAAGAAAGAATTTAGGACAAGGTAAAATAGTTATAATAGCAGGTTTTCAAGGAGTCAATGAAAATGGAGATATAACAACTTTAGGTAGAGGAGGATCTGATACTACAGCTGTTGCATTGGCTGCTAAATTAGGATGTGATTGTACTATATATACTGATGTAGAGGGTATATACCCTGTTGATCCTAAGCTATATCCAAACGCAAAAAAATTAGATTATATAGGATATAAAGAAATGATAGAAATGTCAAAATTAGGTGCAGGAGTAATGGAGACTACATCTGTTGAGATAGGTTATAAGAATAATGTATCTATATATGTAGCTTCAAGTAGTAAGGATACAAAGGGAACTTATATAACAGAAAAACAAAACTGTGGAGATAACAAATCAATTTTTGGAATTGCGATAAATGACAACACTTCTATATTTACGATAAAAAATGTTTTATTAAAATCAAATGACATGTCTTTAATATCTGGGATTTTATCAGATGAAAATTTAAGTATAAAAGTGATAAATCAGATATCTTCTAAAGGTGATTATACTGATTTTTCATTAGTTATTAGCAAAGGAGATTTAGGATGTATAGATGAAGCTATAAATAAGATAAAATCAAAATTAGCTCACATAGATATTTCTAAAGATTTAGATGTAACAACAATATCAGTTGTTGGTGGAGGAATAAATAATAACAACATTATAGCTAATATACTTGAGATATTAAAAAATAATGATATTAAATTTAAAAAGATAATAACATCTGAATTGAGTATTTCTTTTATAGTTGATATAAATGATAAAGCTAAAATTATAGAATTATTGGGAAATGAATTTAATTTATGA